The proteins below are encoded in one region of Pomacea canaliculata isolate SZHN2017 linkage group LG7, ASM307304v1, whole genome shotgun sequence:
- the LOC112569662 gene encoding transcription factor A, mitochondrial-like isoform X2: MSRSIQSPDAPKRPPPPFVKFRKEIQQKYPDFSFSKINQIASQRWNELGPEGKNAYKLLAEEEYQDYKQKFLVFLDGLSEEEKAQLHDERLKMARHDRLRDKQELYDLGKPKRPPNGYMAFVRSSLHERGDVPMKQFMKELADCWRNIPKEEKEIYEEDARIEREKYKKELEEWEKKMIEIGREDVVRKSSFVKAKRT, encoded by the exons ATGTCTCGGTCTATCCAATCCCCTGATGCACCAAAGAGGCCACCTCCCCCTTTTGTGAAGTTTAGGAAGgaaattcaacaaaaatatccaG atttcagtttttctaaaataaaccaGATTGCAAGTCAGCGTTGGAATGAGCTAGGCCCAGAGGGGAAAAAT GCATACAAGTTACTTGCCGAAGAAGAATATCAGGACTACAAACAgaagtttttggtttttttagaTGGACTCAGTGAGGAAGAAAAAGCTCAGCTTCATGATGAACGTTTAAAAATGGCACGCCATGACAGATTGAGAGACAAACAA GAGTTGTACGATCTGGGAAaaccaaaaaggccaccaaacGGATACATGGCTTTTGTGAGATCTTCTCTGCATGAACGGGGTGATGTACCTATGAAA CAATTTATGAAAGAACTTGCAGACTGCTGGCGCAATATTCccaaagaggagaaagag atatacGAGGAAGATGCCaggatagaaagagaaaagtataaaaaggaATTAGAAGAATGggagaagaaaatgatagaaATTGGACGTGAAGATGTTGTTCGCAAATCATCTTTTGTGAAAGCCAAAAGAACTTAA
- the LOC112569662 gene encoding transcription factor A, mitochondrial-like isoform X1: MAVVLQRCRAIANVFVKHLILTTHRPVEDARCLISMSRSIQSPDAPKRPPPPFVKFRKEIQQKYPDFSFSKINQIASQRWNELGPEGKNAYKLLAEEEYQDYKQKFLVFLDGLSEEEKAQLHDERLKMARHDRLRDKQELYDLGKPKRPPNGYMAFVRSSLHERGDVPMKQFMKELADCWRNIPKEEKEIYEEDARIEREKYKKELEEWEKKMIEIGREDVVRKSSFVKAKRT; the protein is encoded by the exons ATGGCCGTCGTGTTGCAACGTTGTAGAGCTATTGCTAATGTTTTCGTGAAGCATTTGATATTAACAACTCATAG ACCAGTTGAAGATGCACGATGCTTGATCAGCATGTCTCGGTCTATCCAATCCCCTGATGCACCAAAGAGGCCACCTCCCCCTTTTGTGAAGTTTAGGAAGgaaattcaacaaaaatatccaG atttcagtttttctaaaataaaccaGATTGCAAGTCAGCGTTGGAATGAGCTAGGCCCAGAGGGGAAAAAT GCATACAAGTTACTTGCCGAAGAAGAATATCAGGACTACAAACAgaagtttttggtttttttagaTGGACTCAGTGAGGAAGAAAAAGCTCAGCTTCATGATGAACGTTTAAAAATGGCACGCCATGACAGATTGAGAGACAAACAA GAGTTGTACGATCTGGGAAaaccaaaaaggccaccaaacGGATACATGGCTTTTGTGAGATCTTCTCTGCATGAACGGGGTGATGTACCTATGAAA CAATTTATGAAAGAACTTGCAGACTGCTGGCGCAATATTCccaaagaggagaaagag atatacGAGGAAGATGCCaggatagaaagagaaaagtataaaaaggaATTAGAAGAATGggagaagaaaatgatagaaATTGGACGTGAAGATGTTGTTCGCAAATCATCTTTTGTGAAAGCCAAAAGAACTTAA
- the LOC112569663 gene encoding transcription factor A, mitochondrial-like: MSRSIQSPDAPKRPPRPFVKFMTEKMSEIRQNNPGASAPKISKIASQLWNELGTEEKTELRDLGKPKKPPNAYMVFLRSFLPEQGGVPMKLFLKQVADHWHNIPKEGKEIYEKDAREEREKYKKELEEWEKKMIEIGREDLVRKSFLAKAKRT, translated from the exons ATGTCTCGGTCTATCCAATCCCCTGATGCACCAAAGAGGCCACCTCGTCCTTTTGTGAAGTTTATGactgaaaaaatgtcagaaattcGACAAAATAATCCAG GTGCCAGTGCTCCTAAAATAAGCAAGATTGCAAGTCAGCTGTGGAATGAGCTTGGCACAGAAGAGAAAACT GAGTTGCGCGATCTGGGAAAGCCAAAAAAGCCACCAAACGCATACATGGTGTTTCTGAGATCTTTTCTGCCTGAACAGGGTGGTGTACCTATGAAA CTATTTCTCAAACAAGTTGCAGACCACTGGCACAATATTCCCAAAGAGGGGAAAGAG atatacGAGAAAGATGCcagggaagaaagagaaaagtacaaGAAGGAATTAGAAGAATGggagaagaaaatgatagaaATTGGACGTGAAGATCTTGTTCGCAAATCATTTCTTGCGAAAGCCAAAAGAACTTAA
- the LOC112569659 gene encoding transcription factor A, mitochondrial-like isoform X1 has protein sequence MAVVLQRCGAIADVFVKHLALTTLRPVEDARCLISMSRSIQSPDAPKRPLRPFVKFMTEKMSEIRQNNPGANAPKISKIASQLWNDLGTEKKTAYKLLAQEEYLDYKRKYLVFLDGLSEQEKAQLHDDKSAKLAFRKRLRDKKELRDLGKPKRPSNPYIAFVRSSLHERGGVPLNQFMKELADHWHNIPNEKKEIYEKDARVEKEKYKKELEEWEKKMIDIGREDVVRKSSLAKAKRTSISKVAKKSSSSGPIQKTVLVSPASRRKVTKKSHILGE, from the exons ATGGCCGTCGTGTTGCAACGTTGTGGAGCTATTGCTGATGTTTTCGTGAAGCATTTGGCATTAACAACTCTTAG ACCAGTTGAAGATGCACGATGCTTGATCAGCATGTCTCGGTCTATCCAATCCCCTGATGCACCCAAGAGGCCACTTCGCCCTTTTGTGAAGTTTATGactgaaaaaatgtcagaaattcGACAAAATAATCCAG GTGCCAATGCTCCTAAAATAAGCAAGATTGCAAGTCAGCTGTGGAATGATCTTggcacagaaaagaaaact GCATACAAGTTACTTGCACAAGAAGAATATTTGGACTACAAACGGAAGTATTTGGTGTTTTTAGATGGACTCAGTGAGCAAGAAAAAGCCCAGCTTCATGATGATAAATCTGCAAAATTGGCATTCCGTAAAAGATTGAGAGACAAAAAA GAGTTGCGCGATCTGGGAAAGCCAAAAAGGCCATCAAACCCATACATAGCATTTGTTAGATCATCTCTGCACGAACGGGGTGGCGTACCTCTGAAT caatttATGAAAGAACTTGCAGACCACTGGCATAATATTCCCAATGAGAAGAAAGAG atatacGAGAAAGATGCCAgggtagaaaaagaaaagtacaagAAGGAATTGGAAGAATGggagaagaaaatgatagaCATTGGACGTGAAGATGTTGTTCGCAAATCATCTCTTGCAAAAGCCAAAAGAACTTCTATTTCCAAAGTAGCAAAGAAATCCTCCTCATCAGGCCCAATACAAAAGACGGTCTTGGTATCACCAGCATCCAGAAGGAAAGTCACAAAGAAGTCACACATTTTAGGAGAATAA
- the LOC112569661 gene encoding mammalian ependymin-related protein 1-like — protein MILQMDGVVHFGIILVVVLGLTAGKTQNCCFPDQWQGLLSSIAEAQGNLEQAVSYLSYDYTNRRWASFTNLTDSTGSQVYSYETLVLYSGPNSGMLYNFDLKTRECSVQKMSGPFTKMCIPDIAQKVGDLTLGAATESLPVTVYSITGQNGTYQSFTTVTRQLCLPVSEVNTEDFEGDVYMTVSGFADIQLGITQPSVFDVPPECKGAKPLHSDKMFPEFSAKASFTRRFFYL, from the exons atGATTCTACAAATGGATGGTGTTGTACATTTTGGTATAATACTTGTAGTAGTTCTGGGACTTACTGCAGGCAAGACTCAAAACTGCTGTTTCCCTGACCAGTGGCAAGGTCTTCTGAGTTCTATCGCAGAAGCACAAGGGAATCTAGAACAA GCAGTCAGTTACTTATCTTATGACTATACTAACCGACGTTGGGCTTCTTTCACGAATCTCACCGACTCAACAGGATCACAGGTTTACTCCTATGAAACTCTTGTGCTGTACAGTGGACCAAAT AGTGGTATGCTGTACAATTTTGACTTGAAGACCAGGGAGTGCTCGGTACAAAAAATGTCCGGTCCTTTTACGAAAATGTGTATTCCAG ACATTGCTCAGAAAGTTGGTGATTTGACCTTAGGAGCTGCAACTGAGTCTCTCCCAGTCACTGTATATTCTATAACGGGGCAAAACGGAACCTATCAATCCTTCACCACAGTCACACGCCAACTGTGCCTTCCTGTTTCAGAAGTGAACACTGAAGATTTTGAAGGAG atgtttacatgacagtatCTGGATTTGCTGACATTCAACTAGGCATAACGCAGCCATCTGTCTTTGATGTGCCTCCAGAGTGTAAAGGTGCAAAGCCATTGCATTCAGACAAG ATGTTTCCAGAGTTTTCAGCCAAAGCATCCTTTACCAGACGTTTCTTTTACCTGTAG
- the LOC112569658 gene encoding piggyBac transposable element-derived protein 4-like yields MFSKHQAHAAPTFPRQVAEFFHDTYSDDEFDIGAPVDEEERDITSESDESRIDVDDNRHEQEDVHNDDFDNNDRLDDVLDDDRQDDVYDDNPNDPVCSNENENFREASPIPIDNENNGRRDVAVNDTDDDEMEIDIAAAEDVPHEAFGDYKSDWCKNLEDFPPALTFSATPGMQGPLYLPSWDACRPVDFYKLFIDQELLELITNETNRYAKQMLDTEREGSTAMSRLSNVNTWKVVTVQEISHFLAILLHMSIVRKPRVDDYWSTRPMFQISFVSKLMTNSRFRQILAFFHLNDNCKSVPREHPDYDSLYKVRPLIDHLSHLFKSVYIPKQQIRVEKVLCSWKDRVDFDVHLKEKFVKQGIQLYELCESESGYVYNFEVFCYRSGISNKPSDIVYRLVQPLTSLGYCLYADEHCCSLKVAQSLASKNTGLVGIVKPNERGLPKHFMEGFIRTGEVQFRRFKNAVLLNWNDKSKVSVITTFHRPQMVAVKTAAGEHKKPTVIVDYAKNMSGSINLNSYTPLRHKSIKWWKKLTFYLLTLAVTQAHILYTKVQKQIGEPAMCLEDFILSVGEDLANLPGQENGGNITETATSTDRDHPHRTERHFIEPCPNRICVVCSAKANAEGVNTKCHTNMVKRTKFQCRQCKKPLCPYPCMEIYHTEKDIAKK; encoded by the exons atgttttccaAACATCAAGCGCATGCAGCTCCTACATTTCCAAGACAGGTGGCAGAATTCTTCCACGATACATACTCAGACGATGAATTTGACATTGGAGCACCAGTGGATGAAGAAGAAAGGGATATCACATCCGAAAGTGATGAAAGTCGAATCGATGTTGATGATAATCGTCACGAGCAAGAAGATGTGCACAATGATGATTTCGATAATAACGATCGTCTCGACGATGTACTTGATGATGATCGGCAAGACGATGTGTATGATGATAATCCTAATGACCCAGTGTGCAGCAATGAGAACGAGAATTTCAGGGAGGCTTCTCCGATTCCCATAGATAACGAAAATAATGGTAGAAGAGATGTAGCAGTAAATGATACTGATGATGACGAGATGGAAATCGATATCGCCGCCGCAGAAGATGTTCCACATGAAGCATTTGGTGATTACAAGTCTGACTGGTGCAAAAATCTAGAGGATTTCCCACCCGCATTAACCTTCAGTGCCACCCCAGGAATGCAAGGCCCGCTTTACCTTCCTTCTTGGGACGCCTGCAGGCCTGTAgacttttacaaactttttatcGATCAGGAACTTCTGGAACTGATCACGAATGAGACTAACAGGTACGCGAAACAAATGCTGGATACTGAGAGAGAAGGAAGTACAGCAATGTCAAGGCTATCAAATGTCAACACCTGGAAGGTTGTGACTGTACAGGAAATAAGCCATTTCCTTGCTATTTTGCTGCACATGAGCATTGTGAGAAAACCAAGAGTTGACGATTACTGGTCGACCCGACCCATGTTTCAGATTTCATTTGTGTCAAAATTAATGACTAACAGTCGGTTTAGACAAATCTTAGCCTTCTTTCACTTGAACGACAACTGTAAATCTGTGCCAAGGGAACATCCAGATTATGACTCTCTGTACAAAGTCAGGCCTCTAATCGACCATCTCAGTCAT CTGTTCAAGTCTGTGTACATTCCCAAACAACAGATTCGTGTTGAAAAGGTATTGTGTTCCTGGAAGGACAGGGTTGATTTTGACGTGCACTTGAAAGAGAAGTTTGTGAAGCAGGGCATCCAGTTATATGAATTGTGTGAAAGTGAATCAGGCTATGTATACAACTTTGAAGTTTTTTGTTATCGTTCTGGGATCAGCAACAAACCCTCTGATATAGTATATCGTTTGGTGCAACCTCTAACATCGTTAGGGTACTGTCTCTATGCTGATGAACATTGCTGCAGCCTGAAAGTGGCACAAAGCCTGGCTTCAAAAAACACAGGTCTAGTTGGTATAGTAAAACCAAATGAAAGGGGCCTCCCCAAACACTTTATGGAAGGATTCATTCGCACAGGGGAAGTTCAGTTTAGACGCTTTAAAAATGCTGTACTATTAAACTGGAACGATAAGTCAAAAGTATCAGTAATCACCACATTTCATCGACCCCAGATGGTGGCTGTAAAGACCGCAGCTGGAGAACATAAAAAGCCAACAGTAATTGTTGATTATGCCAAGAACATGTCTGGTTCCATCAACTTAAATTCTTACACTCCTCTGCGGCACAAAAGCATCAAGTGGTGGAAAAAGCTCACCTTTTATCTTCTTACTCTCGCTGTGACACAAGCTCACATCCTGTACACTAAGGTACAAAAACAGATTGGAGAACCAGCGATGTGCTTAGAGGACTTCATACTGTCTGTAGGAGAAGACCTTGCTAACCTTCCAGGTCAGGAAAATGGTGGCAACATCACAGAAACTGCAACCTCTACTGACAGAGACCACCCTCACCGGACTGAGAGACATTTCATTGAACCTTGTCCGAACAGAATCTGTGTTGTGTGCTCAGCAAAAGCAAATGCTGAAGGTGTGAACACAAAGTGCCATACAAACATGGTTAAGCGCACAAAATTTCAGTGCAGGCAGTGCAAAAAACCACTTTGTCCTTACCCTTGTATGGAAATTTACCATACTGAGAAAGATATTGCAAAGAAATAG